The following proteins are co-located in the Pyxicephalus adspersus chromosome Z, UCB_Pads_2.0, whole genome shotgun sequence genome:
- the ABT1 gene encoding activator of basal transcription 1 has product MYMYTRFYYLLVKNMSDKEKVVTGSEEEEEKEKEEVGTKEEDEIEAGNEEKDGFEESVNEDAENGETKTTIGKNIHGEEDGSERHAEMLNEEENSEGTKKKSVIPGIIYLGHIPPRLRPRHIRNMLSIHGEVGRIFLQAEDHAIRKKKKKAGSNARDFTEGWVEFRDKRVAKLIAASLNNTPMGTRKKNRFHDDLWNIKYLHRFKWSHLSERLAIERQVRQQRMRAEVSQARRETNFYLQNVERSKKFSKADRKRALKPENSTMPDKQWNFKQRKTEAEIQALKASSDKKRMQKRQDQAERAQERSQTNRSLLQKIFNAS; this is encoded by the exons ATGTACATGTACACAAG GTTTTATTACCTTTTAGTGAAAAACATGTCGGACAAAGAAAAGGTGGTAACTGGaagtgaagaggaggaggaaaaggagaaggaagaagttGGGACAAAAGAGGAGGATGAAATTGAAGCTGGAAATGAAGAGAAGGATGGATTTGAAGAGAGTGTAAATGAAGATGCTGAAAATGGAGAAACAAAGACAACCATTGGTAAGAATATACATGGTGAAGAGGATGGATCAGAACGCCACGCAGAGATGCTGAATGAAGAGGAGAATTCTGAAGGCACAAAGAAGAAGTCGGTTATTCCTGGCATCATATACCTAGGTCACATCCCACCTCGCCTCCGACCTCGTCACATTAGAAACATGTTGAGCATCCATGGAGAAGTAGGGCGTATTTTTCTTCAAGCAGAGG ATCACGCAATccgcaaaaagaaaaagaaagctggCAGCAATGCCCGTGACTTCACAGAGGGCTGGGTGGAATTTCGGGACAAGCGTGTGGCCAAGCTCATAGCTGCTAGCCTGAACAATACCCCTATGGGCACACGGAAAAAGAACCGCTTCCATGATGACCTGTGGAACATAAAG TATCTGCACCGTTTCAAGTGGTCTCATCTCAGTGAGAGGCTAGCCATTGAGAGGCAGGTGCGGCAGCAGAGAATGCGTGCTGAAGTATCGCAGGCAAGGAGAGAGACTAATTTCTACCTTCAGAATGTGGAGCGCAGCaaaaagttctccaaagctgatCGTAAGAGGGCCTTGAAACCAGAGAACAGCACCATGCCTGACAAACAGTGGAACTTTAAACAGCGCAAGACAGAGGCAGAAATACAGGCCCTCAAGGCATCTAGTGACAAGAAGCGTATGCAGAAGCGGCAGGATCAGGCAGAGCGTGCACAGGAGAGATCGCAGACAAATCGCTCATTGCTTCAGAAAATATTCAATGCTTCCTGA